Proteins co-encoded in one Flavobacteriaceae bacterium MAR_2009_75 genomic window:
- a CDS encoding ATP-binding cassette, subfamily B, MsbA, with amino-acid sequence MSEKKVSILTAFKTIIWPRRKLVFLGLFLIIISKAASFVAPVSLRYFLDDIVPNKNYDLLKILVAVVILAFLIQAVMSFLLTKVLSIQAQFMISELRAQVQKQVLSLPIRFFDNTKSGALVSRIMSDVEGVRNLIGTGLVQLVGGSLTAIGSLILLLRISPSMTLLTFIPLILFAFIALKAFKIIRPVFRERGKINAEVKGRLTETLGGIRVIKGFNAEHQEGKVFEQGVERLYNNVKKSLTATALMTSSSTFLLGLATTGIMMGFGGYKMMQGELTTGEYFEFTFLLALMVAPIVQMSNIGSQLTEALAGLDRTEELMNQVSEADEKDRTVVLTEFRGEMSFNDVSFAYEEDKEVLHNISFDVKAGEVIALVGSSGSGKSTIAGLAASFLNPDGGQISIDGKDLSKVDLTSFRQFLGVVLQDDFLFEGTIRENILFPRPNASEEELQAAVKAAYVDEFTDRFDDGLETLIGERGVKLSGGQRQRLAIARAVLADPKILILDEATSNLDTESEALIQKSLATLTEGRTTFVIAHRLSTIRKADQILVIENGKIAEQGTHEELITKEGRYYNLFTYQARI; translated from the coding sequence ATGTCAGAAAAGAAAGTTAGCATCCTCACTGCCTTTAAAACAATTATTTGGCCTAGAAGAAAATTGGTGTTTCTCGGGTTGTTTTTGATTATTATCAGCAAAGCTGCCAGCTTTGTCGCCCCGGTATCCCTCAGGTATTTTTTAGATGATATCGTACCCAATAAAAACTATGATCTGCTCAAGATTTTGGTGGCGGTGGTCATTCTGGCATTTTTGATTCAGGCAGTAATGTCATTCCTGTTGACAAAAGTGCTTAGCATTCAAGCGCAGTTTATGATTTCAGAATTGAGGGCCCAAGTTCAGAAACAAGTACTTTCACTGCCCATTCGTTTTTTTGATAACACCAAATCAGGTGCTTTGGTTTCAAGAATTATGAGTGATGTTGAGGGTGTTCGCAACCTTATCGGCACAGGTCTCGTACAATTGGTTGGCGGTAGCCTTACCGCAATTGGCTCGCTTATTTTATTATTACGTATTAGCCCATCGATGACCTTGTTGACTTTTATACCGCTTATATTATTTGCCTTTATCGCCCTAAAAGCCTTTAAAATCATAAGACCTGTTTTTAGAGAGCGTGGTAAAATCAATGCCGAGGTAAAAGGCAGATTGACCGAAACACTTGGAGGTATTAGGGTAATCAAAGGGTTCAATGCCGAACATCAAGAAGGAAAAGTATTCGAACAAGGGGTAGAAAGACTTTATAACAATGTGAAAAAGAGCCTGACGGCAACGGCTTTGATGACCAGTTCATCTACCTTTCTGCTGGGCTTGGCCACAACAGGTATCATGATGGGCTTTGGCGGCTATAAAATGATGCAGGGGGAACTGACGACCGGTGAATATTTTGAGTTTACTTTTTTGCTGGCATTAATGGTTGCGCCTATCGTACAAATGAGCAACATTGGTAGTCAGTTGACAGAGGCTTTAGCGGGATTAGATCGTACCGAAGAACTAATGAACCAAGTTTCGGAAGCTGACGAAAAAGATAGAACCGTTGTTCTAACAGAGTTTAGGGGAGAGATGAGTTTTAACGATGTCTCTTTTGCTTACGAAGAAGACAAAGAAGTGTTACACAACATCAGTTTTGACGTAAAGGCAGGAGAGGTAATAGCCCTGGTCGGAAGCTCAGGTTCTGGAAAATCTACTATTGCCGGTCTCGCTGCTAGTTTTTTGAATCCTGATGGGGGGCAAATAAGTATCGATGGTAAAGATTTGTCAAAAGTTGACCTGACCAGTTTTAGACAATTTCTCGGTGTGGTTTTACAAGATGATTTTCTATTTGAAGGTACTATCAGAGAGAATATTCTGTTCCCGAGGCCCAACGCTTCAGAAGAAGAATTGCAGGCTGCCGTTAAAGCGGCTTATGTAGATGAATTTACCGACCGCTTTGATGATGGATTGGAAACCCTTATCGGAGAACGTGGTGTAAAACTCTCTGGAGGGCAACGCCAACGTTTAGCTATAGCAAGAGCAGTTCTAGCAGACCCTAAGATTTTGATTTTAGATGAAGCCACCTCAAACCTTGATACCGAAAGTGAGGCCCTGATTCAGAAAAGTTTAGCTACTCTAACCGAGGGCAGAACTACTTTTGTTATCGCCCACAGGCTAAGTACCATTCGAAAAGCGGACCAGATTTTGGTTATCGAAAATGGTAAGATTGCCGAACAGGGCACGCATGAAGAACTGATTAC